GCCCCGGAAGATATAAGGGAAGCAGAGAACGTTATTGACCTGGTTGGGATAGTCCGACCGGCCGGTGCAGATCATCGCGTCGGGACGGGCAGTGCGCGCCAGTTCCGGCATGATTTCGGGCTTTGGATTGGCCAGAGCCATGATTAGCGGGCTTGGCGCCATCTGTTCCAGCAGTTCCGGCTTCAGGACTCCCGCAGCGGACAGGCCGAGGAATACATCTGCACCGCCGATGCTTTCAGCAAGCACCCGCTTGTCGCTTTCCTGGGCATAGACCTCTTTCCAGGGGTCCATCAGCTCGTTACGGCCCTTGTAGACCAGGCCCTCAATGTCATGAACCCAGATGTTTTCACGTTTCGCGCCAAGTGCAACCAGAAGGTTGAGGCAGGCAAGAGCCGCGGCACCCGCGCCTGACGCGACGATCTTGACGTCGCCGATGGTTTTACCGGCCAGTTCAAGGCCGTTCAGAATGGCTGCGGCGACGATGATCGCGGTGCCGTGCTGGTCATCGTGAAACACCGGAATATTCATCCGGTCGCGCAATTGCTGCTCGATTTCGAAGCATTCCGGCGCCTTGATATCTTCAAGGTTGATACCGCCGAAGGTCGGCTCCAGCGAGGCGACGGTGGAGACCATGGCATCGACAGTCATGGCGTCGACCTCGATGTCAAACACATCGATACCGGCGAATTTCTTGAACAGGACGGCTTTGCCTTCCATGACCGGCTTTGAGGCCAGCGGGCCGATATTGCCGAGGCCGAGGACAGCGGTGCCGTTGGAAATCACCGCGACCAGATTGGCGCGGGCCGTGTAATCGTCAGCGGCTTGTGGATTATCGCGAATCGCAAGGCAGGGAGCCGCAACACCCGGGGAATAGGCAAGCGCCAGATCGCGCTGGTTGCCCAGCGGCTTGGTTGCCTGGATCTCTAATTTGCCGGGGCGGGGATGCAAATGGTAGAACAGAGCCTGTTCGTCCAGATCGCCAGAGGCGGGCGAATTCGTCTTGGTTTTGTCGTCGGTCATGCTTCTTGCCGCTTCATCGTTCAACTCTTCCCATCTCTTACAACAAATCGTTCCACGGACCAGAACATATTTCTGGTGGGCATGGCAATTGCAGCCCATCGGTGTGTTGCCCGTGTCATCATCCTGAAACACGAGTCTGATTTTGAGAGCATGCCAAAGCTGATCGTAAAGGACCATTCCCGTGAGCGACGAAACCGAAACGCGACATGTGAGAACCCTCTTCATTTCGGATGTGCATCTCGGCTCTAAGGCCGCAAAAACTGATTTTTTGCTGGATTTTCTGCGTGTTTACGATGCCGACACCATCGTTCTGGTTGGCGATATCGTCGACGGCTGGCGGTTGAAACGCAGCTGGTATTGGCCTCAGGGCTGTAATGATGTGGTGCAGAAATTGCTGCGCAAGGCGCGCAAGGGGACAAGAATTGTCTATATCCCCGGAAATCACGACGAATTCCTCCGGGGTTTTCCCGGAACCCATTTTGGAGGAATCGAAGTGCTGGACCAGATGATTCACGAGACGGCGGATAACAAGCGCTATCTGGTTCTGCATGGCGACCAGTTCGATGTGGTGGTGCGCAATGCGCGCCTGCTCGCCTATATGGGTGACTGGGCTTATGACATGGCGATTGCCATCAACGTGGTTCTGGCGGCTGTCCGCCGCCGGATGGGCATGCCCTATTGGTCATTTTCTGCCTGGGCCAAGCTACAGGTCAAGCATGCGGTCAATTTTATCGGAGAATTCCAGAAAGTCGTTGCCGACGAAGCGCGCCGCAACGACGTGCATGGGGTGATCTGTGGCCATATCCATCATGCTGTCATGGAGGATGTCGGCGGTATCCATTACATCAATACCGGTGATTGGGTGGAAAGCTGCACTGCGGTGGCCGAACATCATGACGGTCATTTCGAATTGATCGAATGGGGTACGCGCTATAATGCCGCTGATCAACCGCGCCTGCTGGGTCCGCCGGAGCCGATTCGCATTTTTCCGGTGGAAAACCCCGCTGGAACAGAAACGCAGGCGGCACGCTGCAAC
The Allorhizobium ampelinum S4 genome window above contains:
- a CDS encoding UDP-2,3-diacylglucosamine diphosphatase, giving the protein MSDETETRHVRTLFISDVHLGSKAAKTDFLLDFLRVYDADTIVLVGDIVDGWRLKRSWYWPQGCNDVVQKLLRKARKGTRIVYIPGNHDEFLRGFPGTHFGGIEVLDQMIHETADNKRYLVLHGDQFDVVVRNARLLAYMGDWAYDMAIAINVVLAAVRRRMGMPYWSFSAWAKLQVKHAVNFIGEFQKVVADEARRNDVHGVICGHIHHAVMEDVGGIHYINTGDWVESCTAVAEHHDGHFELIEWGTRYNAADQPRLLGPPEPIRIFPVENPAGTETQAARCNA